The following proteins come from a genomic window of Candidatus Nitrosotenuis cloacae:
- a CDS encoding 50S ribosomal protein L18: MAYSTILRRLREEKTNYKKRKLMLLSRRNFVTVQISNENTLVQIHKPEFTGDKVIASAHSRFLIQKGWKGSRKNVPAAYLTGYYAGKKALSKGATDVILYSGTRKYTQRMAAALKGVIDAGLEVPAGEESLPPADRLNGDHLTVKNDVAKIKSTIDGDVK, translated from the coding sequence ATGGCTTATTCAACAATCCTACGACGTTTACGTGAGGAAAAAACCAACTATAAGAAGCGCAAGCTAATGTTGTTGAGCAGACGCAATTTTGTAACAGTCCAGATTTCAAATGAAAATACTCTAGTTCAGATTCACAAACCAGAATTCACAGGCGACAAGGTAATCGCATCAGCACACTCTAGATTCCTCATCCAAAAAGGATGGAAGGGCTCAAGAAAGAACGTGCCTGCGGCATATCTTACCGGCTACTATGCAGGCAAAAAGGCACTCTCAAAGGGAGCAACAGATGTCATCCTGTACAGCGGCACAAGAAAATACACACAGAGAATGGCTGCAGCACTCAAGGGAGTAATTGATGCGGGACTAGAGGTCCCAGCAGGCGAAGAGTCACTGCCACCAGCAGACCGACTTAACGGAGATCACCTTACAGTAAAGAACGACGTTGCAAAGATAAAGTCAACAATCGACGGGGATGTCAAATAG
- the argF gene encoding ornithine carbamoyltransferase, translating to MIKTKDLLTLGELDKKQVIQIVDLALKLKKDLKKGTAKPLLKNKTLAMIFQKPSTRTRVSFETGMFQLGGHAIHLSSQDLQLSRGETIDDTAKTLSRYVDFIMARVYDHSTIESLAKNATVPVINGLSNSFHPCQILADLMTIKEKKGKLDGLKLAWIGDGNNVCNSMLYGCAKVGISVSVAVPRGFEPNPQVVKECKSLVDIDLTQDPQKAAKDADVVVTDTFVSIHDSPGRLRKFYPKYQVNSALMAKAKKSAIFMHCLPAKRGQEVTSSVIDGSQSVVWDEAENRLHSQKALLASLPL from the coding sequence ATGATCAAAACTAAAGACCTCCTGACACTTGGGGAGCTTGACAAAAAACAAGTCATCCAGATTGTGGATCTCGCACTGAAACTAAAAAAAGATCTCAAAAAGGGAACTGCAAAACCGTTACTAAAAAATAAAACACTTGCAATGATATTCCAAAAGCCGTCCACAAGGACGCGCGTCAGCTTTGAGACCGGCATGTTCCAACTTGGAGGACACGCAATCCACCTGTCGTCGCAGGACCTACAGCTGTCTAGGGGCGAGACAATAGATGACACCGCAAAGACACTTTCAAGATACGTCGATTTCATAATGGCGCGAGTGTATGATCATTCCACAATCGAGTCGCTTGCAAAAAACGCAACAGTGCCTGTGATTAACGGCCTGTCAAACTCGTTCCATCCGTGCCAAATCCTTGCCGATCTGATGACGATAAAAGAAAAGAAAGGAAAGCTTGACGGGCTCAAGCTCGCCTGGATCGGGGACGGAAACAACGTGTGCAACTCGATGCTGTATGGCTGCGCCAAGGTCGGAATCTCAGTGTCCGTTGCAGTGCCAAGGGGATTTGAGCCAAACCCACAGGTGGTAAAGGAATGCAAAAGCCTCGTCGACATTGACCTGACACAGGACCCGCAAAAGGCCGCCAAGGACGCAGACGTGGTGGTAACTGACACCTTTGTATCAATCCACGACAGCCCAGGCCGACTGCGAAAGTTCTATCCGAAATATCAGGTAAACTCGGCACTGATGGCAAAAGCCAAAAAGAGCGCCATTTTCATGCACTGCCTTCCGGCAAAACGCGGACAGGAGGTCACATCATCTGTGATCGATGGATCACAGTCTGTAGTCTGGGACGAAGCAGAAAACCGATTACACTCACAAAAGGCGTTGCTTGCCTCATTGCCGCTCTAA
- a CDS encoding 50S ribosomal protein L30 has translation MAKAYLVVRMTGQINVPHWAKTTLELLKLDKKFRATIIPAKDNTLGMLDRVKHYISWQEVDPTLAKELFTKKARKAGYKKITNEDLAPLGFKTIDELAASVTEGKLSMNKIKPIKPWFALSPPRHGFKRSTRKTYGEGGILGQNKDLTELVRSMI, from the coding sequence ATGGCAAAAGCATACCTTGTCGTCAGAATGACTGGACAGATCAACGTTCCGCACTGGGCAAAGACCACACTTGAATTATTAAAGCTAGACAAAAAATTCAGAGCAACCATCATTCCTGCCAAAGACAACACACTTGGAATGCTGGACAGGGTAAAGCACTACATCTCATGGCAGGAAGTAGACCCAACACTTGCAAAGGAACTCTTCACCAAAAAGGCAAGAAAGGCAGGATACAAGAAAATAACAAACGAGGATCTAGCACCGCTCGGCTTTAAGACAATCGACGAGCTTGCAGCATCCGTAACTGAAGGAAAACTATCAATGAATAAAATCAAACCAATCAAACCTTGGTTTGCACTCTCTCCACCACGACACGGCTTCAAGCGAAGCACCAGAAAGACATACGGTGAAGGAGGAATTCTCGGACAGAACAAAGATCTCACAGAGCTTGTCAGGAGCATGATTTAG
- a CDS encoding 30S ribosomal protein S5, which yields MSTTEQRPQRERRGPRREEEAPWVPRTELGKKVSAGLITTMDEIYANGLRIQEAGIIKKLLPDLKTEVIDVGMVQTMTPNGQRTKFKAMVAAGNENGYLGIGQGKSKQMRVAIEKATTNAYLNVSPVKLGCGSWECRCDQSHSVPFKVRGKGGSVVVEIVPAPRGLGLVAGGKVKNLLKLAGLKDAWTTAKGSTATMNSTSKAVLECLRQTFSQG from the coding sequence ATGAGCACCACCGAGCAGAGACCGCAGCGAGAGAGACGAGGCCCTAGAAGAGAGGAAGAGGCGCCGTGGGTACCAAGAACGGAACTCGGAAAGAAAGTGTCTGCCGGCCTTATCACAACAATGGATGAGATTTATGCTAACGGACTACGAATTCAAGAAGCAGGTATAATCAAGAAACTGCTACCTGATCTAAAGACAGAGGTAATCGATGTCGGAATGGTCCAGACAATGACCCCAAACGGCCAGCGAACAAAGTTCAAGGCAATGGTGGCAGCAGGAAACGAAAACGGATACCTCGGAATCGGCCAAGGAAAATCAAAACAGATGAGGGTTGCAATCGAAAAGGCGACCACAAACGCATACCTTAACGTCAGTCCAGTCAAACTCGGATGTGGAAGCTGGGAATGCAGATGTGACCAGTCTCACTCAGTACCGTTCAAAGTAAGAGGAAAGGGCGGAAGCGTTGTAGTAGAAATCGTTCCAGCACCAAGAGGATTAGGCTTGGTAGCTGGAGGCAAAGTGAAGAACCTCCTCAAGCTTGCAGGACTAAAAGACGCATGGACCACAGCAAAGGGCTCCACTGCGACAATGAACTCTACATCAAAAGCAGTTTTGGAATGTCTCAGACAGACATTCAGCCAGGGTTGA
- a CDS encoding uL15 family ribosomal protein, translating into MATRMRKTRKFRGSRTHGWGQIGQHRASGHKGGLGKAGLHKHLFSTLLKDNPDHFGHDSTHPPHPIITKKWASIRDLDNMFGKYGKQDGGKKVIDLDGLGYDKLLGGGQVKGAYSIRVQRYTASAEEKIKKAGGEVLAVE; encoded by the coding sequence ATGGCAACTAGAATGCGAAAGACAAGAAAGTTCCGAGGCTCAAGAACACACGGCTGGGGACAAATTGGACAGCACAGAGCAAGTGGCCACAAGGGCGGACTTGGCAAAGCAGGACTTCACAAGCACCTCTTCAGCACACTCCTAAAGGACAACCCAGATCACTTTGGTCACGATTCAACTCATCCACCTCACCCGATCATCACAAAAAAATGGGCAAGCATCAGGGACCTTGACAACATGTTCGGCAAATACGGCAAGCAAGATGGCGGCAAAAAGGTAATCGACCTTGACGGCCTGGGCTACGACAAACTGCTAGGTGGAGGACAAGTAAAAGGCGCATATTCTATCCGAGTCCAGCGATACACCGCTTCTGCAGAAGAAAAGATCAAAAAGGCAGGGGGAGAGGTGTTAGCTGTTGAGTGA